The sequence TACAATCAATATTTATGTCCTGTCCtaattggaaatattttatcattttctattttgctATTGAATAATATGCCTAATTCCTACTTTTAGTAGGTCGTAATTTGTCTATACACcaagctaggaaaaaaaaaggagtccaTACCTGTTAACTCGGCGAGGTCTGTCAACTAGATAGCTGAGCTCTGCTCGCTGGTGTTtagtctagaaaaaaaaaaaataaatcaagagcaTTCGAACGCTATGGGTTTAACTAACAGTCTGATTTTGAGGTTAGGAACTATTTCTAGCTTAAGGAATTGTGtacatttttaaggaatttctaaGCTGTTCTAAGACCTCAGACTAGTTTTTATAAAGACTAGTGCTAGTAAAGACAAGAAGATATGCAGATTTTGCATATCTAGATTTAcagtaaaggttaaaaaaaatacacaaaaggccaattttaagtgtgtgtgtgtgtgtgtgtgtgtgtgttttaaggagAGAATGCAAATAACCTCATAGCTGGCCCTCATAAACTACTGTCTCCAATAGTCAACCTAGATATACGCTGCAGTCTTTCTTTCAGTGGCCTAAAAAAGTGTTTAGGTGCATACTGGTTGACACAAGAAAAACAGCACGCTCAATAAGCAAAAAGGTTGGATATTTTAtggaattattttgttgtttattttcaaaatgtgctTAAGATACAAATGAGCTGTACAAATATTCATGAAAGTCAATGAATAATATCTAagactcaaaataaataaaataacctgCCAAAAAAAGGAGTTCATAATACCCGCTTCCCTCCTGGCCCCAATTCTTCCCCCTCCAAACACACTCTGCATTCTCCTCCCCGCCTccaccaccccacacacacctttTCCGGTCCAAACTTTCTTTTACAGAAATCAACTCtgttctccctctccctccctcctttcaacTTTGCCACTTCTCcatcttaaaaaaggaaatcGGAATTGACAAGCCAAATTCTTTGATAAAGAAAGCCAACAGCAGTGATTCATCAAAAACGATGGCAAGGTGATTATTAGCTAAAAGGAATATGTAAGACAAGAACTGTTGAAGCCTTTCCGTGAGTTTACGCTTACAGGGGTTTGTGCCAAAGCAACTTCATTCAAATTCACACTGTGTGGGCGTTGGGCTTCAAGAACGTCTGTAAATGCTGTCCAGAGTAGAACTGAAGGCTTTTTTTTGCAACCCGAGTTCAGAGAACAAGGATCTGATAACTCATTCACTAAAACATGCATTCGAGTTTAGACAACTGTGCAAAGTTAAACAATCTATAGCTTACTTTTACACGCGACTGAAGGCATCGATAAACAAAGCCAAACAATTAACTTTATTATGCTTGGgacaaatgcaaagagaaaaaaagaccttTGCCAGTGCCAGAAGGTCCCTCCCTGCATTTCCCTCTCCCCTCGGGCACTTTCTCCTTTACCCCCAGCTTTCTAAGAAGGGAAAGGActggggtggggtagggtagggtagggtggggtgagggggctaggattttaaaggaaagatgccagagggaagaaggagggtCCAAGGTGGCAAAGCACCAAAGGAggggaatgaaaataaatgtggaaGGGTGGAGCGCAGAAAATTAGGGACGACACGAAGTTTAAGTTACACAGGAAGGGGTGGGAGAGGCGGCTTTCCATTCCTGCCCCCACAAAGATACAAATAAGCTAATatcctaaaaataaatacacagtgcACCAGAGATACAAGGGCCGGGCTAGAGGAGGCTTTCGGATGGAGGAGATGAGAGATGGTGGTCCTTTCGCTTCAGCCTTACCTCGTTGGACAAAATGCTTCCGTTGGAGATGATGTCGGGCTGCTGGTCTGTGTAACCGGTGACGATGGCCCCGCAGGGGTTGTGCTCAGTGTCCGTACTCCGCGATGGGCTGCAGGGCTTAAGGAACATCAGGTCGGTTTTGGCGGACTCGGGGGTCAGGCAGACCTGGTAGCAGTAATTCTGGTTGTGGTGATGGGAGCCAAAGCCCCCGGACTCCTCCACGGGCACCTGGGCCGGGTTACTGGGTACGTTGGAGCTTTGAACCAGCATGATGTCCGACTTGCTGAGTTTCTTCTTGCGCGCCCGGGCTTGGCGGCCACAGCAGGTCGACCCCCCGctgccacagcagcagcagaggcagcagtCGCTGGCCAGACACGTGTAGATATtcagctttttctctttctggcaacGCACGGCAAGCACGATCATGGCCAGAAGGAAGATGAAGGATACCGAGCCCAGCGCGATGATGAGGATAAGGGTGAGGTCCAGCGACGTCTCACCGCCGCCGGAGCGGCTGGGACGCTGGTGCTCTcctgaccccccccccccccccccgcccccgccctgggGCTCGACAGCGCCATCCACCAGCTGCACCACCAAGGTGgcggtggaggacaggggaggttGCCCGTGGTCGCGCACCTCGATCACCAGTTCGTAAGGCCGCTGGGGGTCGCGCTTGGCTGGCACCCGGCGCGCTGTACGGAGCTCCCCGGTGCGCCAATCCATGCGGAAGAGGTTCATTTCGTTACCCCTCACAATGCTGTAGGTGAGCCGGGCGTTCTCGCCGTCATCTGCGTCCACCGCGGCCACGCGGGTCAGCAGGTAACCGGGCTCAGCCGAGCGGGGCAGCACCTCGCGCGCCGGAGTCCCGTTGCGCCCCGGAAGGGGGGCTACGATAGCAGGAGCGTTGTCGTTCTGATCCACGATGAGGATGTTGACCGTGGCGTTGCCAGCCAGTGCCTGGGGGCTACCGGCGTCCCGCGCTTCCACTTGGAAGCTGAAGTCCTTGAGCTGTTCATAGTCGAAGGAGCGCAGGGCATACAGGTAGCCGTTCTCGGAGTTGATGGACACGTAAGTGAAGACGCTCATGCCCTGGATCTGGCACTCCAGGATAGAGTAGGCTAGCTGGGCGTTGGCGCCCTCATCACGGTCTGTGGCGCTCACCGCGTAGATGTAGGCGCCTGGCACGTTGTTTTCGGTCACATACACGTCGTAGACCGGCTGGCTGAAGCGCGGTGCGTTGTCGTTCACATCTGACACTTGCACCTGGATGGACTTACTGGTGGAGAGTGCAGGCTCGCCCCGGTCGCGAGCCACCACGGTCAGGGTGTAGGAGTCCCCCGCCTCTCGGTCCAGAGGGGCCTCGGTCACGATGGTATAGTAGTTCTTGAAGGAAGACTTGAGGCGGAACGGCACATCCCCCAGCAGCTCGCACTGCACCTGCCCATTCTCCTCTGAGTCGCGGTCGGTTACACTGAACAAGGCCACCACCGTGCCGGGCGCCGCGCCCTCGCTCACCGCCTCCTTCACGGTGCTGAAGCTGATCTCCGGCGCGTTGTCGTTAGCATCCAGCACCCTCACTATCACCTTGCAGTGCGCAGGCACGGCGTTGGGGCCCAGGTCCTTGGCTTGAACGTACACTTGGTACACCGGGCTCTCTTCGTAGTCCAGCTCGCCGCTCACCTCCAACCGCCCGGTGCGAGGGGAGAGTCCGAAGAGCTCGCGTGCCCGGGGCGAAATGTGGCTGCTGAAGGAGTACACGACCTCTCCATTCTGGCCCTCATCTGGGTCTGTGGCGTTAAGCTGGATCACGAGCGTACCAGGCGGCGAGTTCTCTGGTAGGGACACAGTGTAGACGGGTTGGTCGAAGGCGGGCACATTGTCGTTTGAGTCCAGCACTCGGATGGTGAGTAGGGCCGTGCCGGTGCGCTGCTGCTGGGGGAGcaggccccctcccccgccgccgcctcctcctccttctccgcctccccctcctcccccgtcCACCGCGGTCAGCACGTAGCGGTGCACCGCTTGCTGCTCTCGGtccagaggcttctccagcaccagctcGGCGAATCGGTTGCCATCCCCCTGGGTCTGCACGTCCAGGGAGAAGTAGCTGTTGGGGGTGATCTCGTAGTCGCGCAAGGAGTTGGTACCCACGTCTGGGTCGAATGCGCTCTCCAAGGGGAAGCGGGTGCCCGGCGTGGCGCTCTCGGAGATCTCTACGGTCAGGTCCGGCTCCGGGAAGGAGGGGGGATTGTCGTTGATGTCCAGCACCTCGATCTCCACCCGGAACAGCTCCAAGGGGTTCTCCAGGAAGACCTCCAGGTGCAGGACGCAGGAGGGGCTCTGCTTGCAGATTTGCTCGCGGTCAATCTTCTCATTCACGTACAACACCCCGGTCTCCAGGTTGAGGTCCAAGTAAGGGGTCCGAGAGTTGGGAGCCGTTTGAAAGCCGCGAGCCGAAAGTTTTGTAATGTCCAAGCCCAGATCTTCAGCGATATTCCCCACGAAAGTGCCATGTTCCTGCTCCTCCTGCACCGTGTAGTGAAGCTGGGAAAAGACTCCTTCCACCATCCAGAGCAAGGCAAAGAATAATAGCACAATCATCTCCAAAGGGAAAGGAAGCAGCTTCCCGCAGCCAGTCAGCCACCCAAtcacctcccccaccaccacgggaaaaaaaaaaaaaaatctcaaataaaaaatacaaataaaagtgcGCTATGTGGGGGGGCTCCTGTGGCTTTCTCTCCTTACAaatcttatttcttttgcttcattttaggGTTTCCCCCAATTCAACCTCATTTTTTAATCTTAGATCAGGAAGGGTGACAGGCGTcccctttcctcatctgtaatctTCCCACTGaccaattaataaaataataatacaatagtCAGCGTCCTTTATTCCGACAGTCTTGGCGCAACGCGGCGCTGGCAAATCCCAAGGAGGAAATTTCGGTATTTCAAGACTGTCCTCGGTTTGTCTTCTCGCTGatgggaggagaagaaggaggaggaaaaggagaaggaggaggaggaagatgaagaggaagaggagaaggaagaggagatgcTGTTGGCACCGCTGAACATGCCTCTTACTGTCAACGGCTGGCAAATGCAAAACGGCTTAAAAACAGCGAGGGAATTTTGTGCCGGAAAAGCATATAATGGCTCTGCAGCATAAAACTTTCATTCTCTTCATTTCTCCGGATGGATGTTCTTGGCATTTTTTCCTCTTTCGCTCTATTTGTCTGTTTTGGCTGTCATAGTCTTGCCTCTCTCTGTTCTCATCTCCACCGTCGTTTGCCTCTCAGTAACTGTGAGGAGCagtttcttttttgctgtttcttcccaagcctcttctttcctctaacctgtctctctgcttttcagttcttccctcctcctcctgcctcagcccTAAGCCTGCGATCTCGGCTGGCAGTTTCTGAGCTCCGAGCGCTCCGCTTCTCTGTTTTTGCGCAGCGCCCTCATTCTGCCAACCAATCGCCAAGGAGCACCACCCACCGAGTCAGAGCTAATTGGACAAACTGGCCGTCAAGAAGGCGCGTCACGCAGTAACCGGGCCGGGCGCGATGGAACCCGCGTCTGAGCTGCCGgggtgagtgtgagtgtgagagCGAGAACAGCCCGGCAGGTCCCGAGGTGCTAGCTGGGGACTCTGCCGCGGAAAGTTCCCAGTCCCCAGCCGCAGGTAACGGAGAGGGAATAGAGAGGTTTCCCTGTTTGCATCAGCAAATGCGAAAACATAATAGCAGCAGCGGTATCCTCTCCCAGGAGCGGGGTTTCCAATGACGCtaacattctttttcctttaaggtGTTTTCCTTGCTGCTGATCGTGAAAATAAGTCAccgagaaaaacaggaaaaagttgCAGAGGGGCCACTAATTGGCTGGGGTTACCAATTTAAGGGACCCTGGCGGAGATTAGCAggacattttaaaacacatatgGCGTAGGCTGTGTCAAACTAAGTGTGAAGGTCTGAAGGGGCTGTGGGGAAAAGGGGTTAGACAGCTGGAGTGTGGAGGGGAGGTGGGTCCCAAACAGCCAGGGGATGCAAGCCCAGGGATGAACGCTGGCGGCTCCTATAGACGTGCAGACGCTTTATACTCGCCTCTTCCCTTCCTAAACGTACATCCACAGTATCTTACCAAAAAATTAATTCGCTTAGGGACCTGGTTTGAGCTGTGAGCCCTTTGATCAACGACTGAGGAGTTTCATTTGAGCTCTGCTTTCCAGCCCGCCAGCCTAGCGCTGACTCTCTGGCCTCGGGCACGGAGCTCTGCCGTTCGCTGCAAGGCGCCTCGAATATCCCTGCGCCTCCCCCTGCCAAGTGCGACGCAGCGGCGGCGCGCACAggcttttttctgctttttctgacAATTGGCgatctccccctcctccctacACTAGACCCGAGCACCGATTCTTGCCCAGCCTGGAGCAAGACCGCAGGATGAGGGCAGAGGGACGGCTGTGAACGCGTGTGGGGGCGGGGTTGAGGGTAGGTGCGTGGGCTGGGGCCGTGCACACGCGGGGCCCCAGTGTGTGTGAGGCTGCGAGTATCTGCGAACGCGCTTGCACATCCATCCACGGCGCTCGCATCCATCCTGCCTGGTTCCGCTCACCGCTCTGTATAAGCCCCAACGGAGCATCCCTCCAACACCTCCGGGGCCCCGAAGGATGCGCTTGAGGAGCTCCGAGTGCTCACTCTCGGCGAAGCGCCGGGGCAAAGCGGCGCGTAAACGCACCCAGTTCTTGTGAAGTTAAAATACAGCGCGAACTCTTCAATGCTAGAGTAGATTCAATGTTAATTctccaaaaaagatttttaaaagcgtAATTGTGTATTAATTAATGGGCTGTAGGGGGTTGTTTATTCAACCAATGCAGCCCTTGTTCAGTTGCCTTCTTATGCTACAAGATAGAAAGATCCCTTGGGGCTTCCTGGTAATGAATGACCTGGGAGTAACACCGCCACAACCTGCGGGGAAAAGGAGAGTCATTTACCCGATCCTGAGGTAtgttgtcattccctcctggcAGGGAATTAAGAAGGGCGAGTGGCCATGGCCGGGAATATAGACTGAGGCTTGCCTCTGCGAGTCCCGTGAGTGCCTGTCTTGCGGCTCTAGGCCCCCCGCCCCCATTGGCTCTTTCATGGAGATAGGTCCAGCCTTTGAGCGGTTGGAAGGAAAGGATGCCAGCAAAAATGGCTAATCCTTTTCCAGCTGCAGTAAACTGACGATTGGCCAAAGCCAAGAGAAAACCGCCGCAGTTAAAATGATTTTAGCGTCACGTCTGCAGCTGAGAATGGAGCGTCAGTTTTTAAAAGGACCTGTGGATCAATGAAAAGGAGATTATAGTGTATCTGAATATTAATAATGGCATTGCATCTGTactttctccccctccccttcctgatTTTTCCTTAGATCTGCAGGATTGAAATGAAGTGTTTTGAGGTCTTCAAGCTGACTCATCAGAATAATcctggaacatttttaaaatgacggtaattttctaatatttcatttgTACGTACGGAAACActtgtgtgtgcgcgcgtgtttGCGTGTGAGAAGCATGCGGCTGAATGACAATGCAGATCCAGAAACTGTTTGCGGGAGGGGGATTGTGTTCTCAAAACGTAGATGAAGTTTGAGCAGACTTTGGACGTTCGCTTAGAGCCAGAGAGCTTCCAGAGGTGGAGATGAGAACGTGGAGAGATGGCCAGATTTGCCTGTAAATAATCACTACAGCCACTGTAATACTTgagctgcaattttttttttttttttgatagcagTTGTGTTTGAAAGGGAAACTCTCTCCACAAACGTGGGTTACAGGCGTCTCCTAGCGGCGAAAGCGGCACAGGACAAGCCAGCGAATTTTGCTTTGGGGCTCTGGTTCGGCTGGGCCGGCCTGTTGGGGGCTCTGCAGGATTTCTTGGGTCGCAGAGGCTAGGATCCGCGCCGGCAAAGCCGGCCGAGGTCCTCTAGAGGTCTCGCCTCTGTGACTTCTAGTCTCCGAGACGCCCTGGAATCGGCG is a genomic window of Bos javanicus breed banteng chromosome 17, ARS-OSU_banteng_1.0, whole genome shotgun sequence containing:
- the PCDH10 gene encoding protocadherin-10 isoform X1; amino-acid sequence: MIVLLFFALLWMVEGVFSQLHYTVQEEQEHGTFVGNIAEDLGLDITKLSARGFQTAPNSRTPYLDLNLETGVLYVNEKIDREQICKQSPSCVLHLEVFLENPLELFRVEIEVLDINDNPPSFPEPDLTVEISESATPGTRFPLESAFDPDVGTNSLRDYEITPNSYFSLDVQTQGDGNRFAELVLEKPLDREQQAVHRYVLTAVDGGGGGGGEGGGGGGGGGGLLPQQQRTGTALLTIRVLDSNDNVPAFDQPVYTVSLPENSPPGTLVIQLNATDPDEGQNGEVVYSFSSHISPRARELFGLSPRTGRLEVSGELDYEESPVYQVYVQAKDLGPNAVPAHCKVIVRVLDANDNAPEISFSTVKEAVSEGAAPGTVVALFSVTDRDSEENGQVQCELLGDVPFRLKSSFKNYYTIVTEAPLDREAGDSYTLTVVARDRGEPALSTSKSIQVQVSDVNDNAPRFSQPVYDVYVTENNVPGAYIYAVSATDRDEGANAQLAYSILECQIQGMSVFTYVSINSENGYLYALRSFDYEQLKDFSFQVEARDAGSPQALAGNATVNILIVDQNDNAPAIVAPLPGRNGTPAREVLPRSAEPGYLLTRVAAVDADDGENARLTYSIVRGNEMNLFRMDWRTGELRTARRVPAKRDPQRPYELVIEVRDHGQPPLSSTATLVVQLVDGAVEPQGGGGGGGGGSGEHQRPSRSGGGETSLDLTLILIIALGSVSFIFLLAMIVLAVRCQKEKKLNIYTCLASDCCLCCCCGSGGSTCCGRQARARKKKLSKSDIMLVQSSNVPSNPAQVPVEESGGFGSHHHNQNYCYQVCLTPESAKTDLMFLKPCSPSRSTDTEHNPCGAIVTGYTDQQPDIISNGSILSNETKHQRAELSYLVDRPRRVNSSAFQEADIVSSKDSGHGDSEQGDSDHDATNRGQSAGKKYDLSSLEITGMDLFSNCTEECKALGHSDRCWMPSFVPSDGRQAADYRSNLHVPGMDSVPDTEVFETPEAQPGAERSFSTFGKEKALHSTLERKELDGLLSNTRAPYKPPYLNHFHPFSYFVHWK
- the PCDH10 gene encoding protocadherin-10 isoform X3 codes for the protein MIVLLFFALLWMVEGVFSQLHYTVQEEQEHGTFVGNIAEDLGLDITKLSARGFQTAPNSRTPYLDLNLETGVLYVNEKIDREQICKQSPSCVLHLEVFLENPLELFRVEIEVLDINDNPPSFPEPDLTVEISESATPGTRFPLESAFDPDVGTNSLRDYEITPNSYFSLDVQTQGDGNRFAELVLEKPLDREQQAVHRYVLTAVDGGGGGGGEGGGGGGGGGGLLPQQQRTGTALLTIRVLDSNDNVPAFDQPVYTVSLPENSPPGTLVIQLNATDPDEGQNGEVVYSFSSHISPRARELFGLSPRTGRLEVSGELDYEESPVYQVYVQAKDLGPNAVPAHCKVIVRVLDANDNAPEISFSTVKEAVSEGAAPGTVVALFSVTDRDSEENGQVQCELLGDVPFRLKSSFKNYYTIVTEAPLDREAGDSYTLTVVARDRGEPALSTSKSIQVQVSDVNDNAPRFSQPVYDVYVTENNVPGAYIYAVSATDRDEGANAQLAYSILECQIQGMSVFTYVSINSENGYLYALRSFDYEQLKDFSFQVEARDAGSPQALAGNATVNILIVDQNDNAPAIVAPLPGRNGTPAREVLPRSAEPGYLLTRVAAVDADDGENARLTYSIVRGNEMNLFRMDWRTGELRTARRVPAKRDPQRPYELVIEVRDHGQPPLSSTATLVVQLVDGAVEPQGGGGGGGGGSGEHQRPSRSGGGETSLDLTLILIIALGSVSFIFLLAMIVLAVRCQKEKKLNIYTCLASDCCLCCCCGSGGSTCCGRQARARKKKLSKSDIMLVQSSNVPSNPAQVPVEESGGFGSHHHNQNYCYQVCLTPESAKTDLMFLKPCSPSRSTDTEHNPCGAIVTGYTDQQPDIISNGSILSNETKHQRAELSYLVDRPRRVNSSAFQEADIVSSKDSGHGDSEQGDSDHDATNRGQSAGMDLFSNCTEECKALGHSDRCWMPSFVPSDGRQAADYRSNLHVPGMDSVPDTEVFETPEAQPGAERSFSTFGKEKALHSTLERKELDGLLSNTRAPYKPPYLNHFHPFSYFVHWK
- the PCDH10 gene encoding protocadherin-10 isoform X2, whose amino-acid sequence is MIVLLFFALLWMVEGVFSQLHYTVQEEQEHGTFVGNIAEDLGLDITKLSARGFQTAPNSRTPYLDLNLETGVLYVNEKIDREQICKQSPSCVLHLEVFLENPLELFRVEIEVLDINDNPPSFPEPDLTVEISESATPGTRFPLESAFDPDVGTNSLRDYEITPNSYFSLDVQTQGDGNRFAELVLEKPLDREQQAVHRYVLTAVDGGGGGGGEGGGGGGGGGGLLPQQQRTGTALLTIRVLDSNDNVPAFDQPVYTVSLPENSPPGTLVIQLNATDPDEGQNGEVVYSFSSHISPRARELFGLSPRTGRLEVSGELDYEESPVYQVYVQAKDLGPNAVPAHCKVIVRVLDANDNAPEISFSTVKEAVSEGAAPGTVVALFSVTDRDSEENGQVQCELLGDVPFRLKSSFKNYYTIVTEAPLDREAGDSYTLTVVARDRGEPALSTSKSIQVQVSDVNDNAPRFSQPVYDVYVTENNVPGAYIYAVSATDRDEGANAQLAYSILECQIQGMSVFTYVSINSENGYLYALRSFDYEQLKDFSFQVEARDAGSPQALAGNATVNILIVDQNDNAPAIVAPLPGRNGTPAREVLPRSAEPGYLLTRVAAVDADDGENARLTYSIVRGNEMNLFRMDWRTGELRTARRVPAKRDPQRPYELVIEVRDHGQPPLSSTATLVVQLVDGAVEPQGGGGGGGGGSGEHQRPSRSGGGETSLDLTLILIIALGSVSFIFLLAMIVLAVRCQKEKKLNIYTCLASDCCLCCCCGSGGSTCCGRQARARKKKLSKSDIMLVQSSNVPSNPAQVPVEESGGFGSHHHNQNYCYQVCLTPESAKTDLMFLKPCSPSRSTDTEHNPCGAIVTGYTDQQPDIISNGSILSNETKHQRAELSYLVDRPRRVNSSAFQEADIVSSKDSGHGDSEQGDSDHDATNRGQSAGKKYDLSSLEITGMDLFSNCTEECKALGHSDRCWMPSFVPSDGRQAADYRSNLHVPGMDSVPDTEVFETPEAQPGAERSFSTFGKEKALHSTLERKELDGLLSNTRAPYKPPYLTRKRIC